In one Vulgatibacter incomptus genomic region, the following are encoded:
- a CDS encoding THUMP domain-containing class I SAM-dependent RNA methyltransferase, with translation MRALFIVTPPGLEGPCVHEARTLGADDVREVVGGVECRGDPAAILRLNLGLRTGSRILLRLGEGRLADLGGLAASVDWRSFMRPSGTVAIEVAGGGSRPGALERQVREEVLRQVPAARFVSAEAEQSVHLRLSQGTLTLSLDTTGPHLHMRGYRQETGAAPLRENLAAGILLLAGYDGSQALVDPMCGSGTFLIEAATIALRRAPGSLRTFACEGWPSTPEGLGAQVRQELRALERSAPAPIVGSDRNAGALGVARRNATRAEVFDSITLGRVDVADAAPPPGPRGILVANPPYGKRLGEARELGSLYRGFGERLRSAFGGWTVAILVADPALGAALRLREPRAIPLRNGGIPCTLLLAEI, from the coding sequence GTGCGCGCGCTTTTCATTGTCACACCGCCGGGTCTCGAGGGCCCCTGTGTCCACGAGGCCCGAACGCTCGGCGCCGATGACGTCCGCGAGGTCGTCGGCGGCGTCGAGTGCCGGGGCGATCCGGCGGCGATCCTCCGCCTGAACCTCGGGCTCCGGACGGGATCGCGGATCCTCCTGCGGCTCGGAGAAGGCAGGCTGGCGGATCTCGGCGGTCTCGCCGCCTCGGTCGATTGGCGATCCTTCATGCGCCCGTCCGGCACCGTCGCGATCGAGGTCGCCGGCGGCGGATCCCGCCCGGGCGCGCTGGAGCGGCAGGTCCGCGAGGAGGTGCTGCGGCAGGTTCCGGCCGCGCGCTTCGTCTCCGCCGAGGCCGAGCAGTCCGTGCACCTGCGCCTCTCCCAGGGCACGCTCACCCTCAGCCTCGACACCACCGGCCCGCACCTCCACATGCGCGGCTATCGCCAGGAGACGGGGGCCGCGCCGCTGCGCGAGAACCTCGCGGCGGGGATCCTCCTCCTCGCCGGCTACGACGGCTCCCAGGCCCTGGTCGATCCCATGTGCGGCAGCGGGACCTTCCTGATCGAGGCGGCCACGATCGCCCTCCGCCGCGCCCCGGGTTCGCTCCGCACCTTCGCCTGCGAGGGCTGGCCGTCGACGCCGGAGGGGCTCGGTGCCCAGGTGCGGCAGGAGCTCCGGGCGCTCGAGAGGAGCGCGCCGGCGCCGATCGTCGGCAGCGATCGCAACGCGGGCGCCCTCGGGGTGGCGCGCCGGAACGCCACGCGGGCGGAGGTGTTCGACTCCATCACCCTCGGCAGAGTGGACGTCGCCGACGCCGCGCCTCCCCCGGGGCCCAGGGGGATCCTCGTGGCGAATCCGCCGTACGGTAAGCGCCTGGGCGAGGCGCGGGAGCTCGGCTCCCTCTACCGGGGCTTCGGAGAGAGGCTGCGCTCGGCCTTCGGCGGATGGACCGTGGCGATCCTCGTCGCCGATCCCGCGCTCGGCGCCGCTCTTCGGCTCCGCGAGCCGCGGGCGATCCCGCTCCGGAACGGCGGGATCCCGTGCACGCTGCTCCTCGCGGAGATCTGA